Proteins found in one Coffea eugenioides isolate CCC68of chromosome 5, Ceug_1.0, whole genome shotgun sequence genomic segment:
- the LOC113770706 gene encoding uncharacterized protein LOC113770706: MEALWKLEDKWKLSTQEAVAFFACTAFLVIGVCFATFLKRRAKRSGLVHQEPCMNTEATDEAKRSDQKQMKKWGAVKELLMGSVRWSGVSKLEERRLSGSQRERAAPLPVVGGEKCEENLGRLSHNSSSAVWQRPILMGEKCELPRFSGLILYDERGRPLDQHGDIQSIDDFQGDQERPSASVRTTLRDFL, from the exons ATGGAAGCTCTATGGAAATTAGAAGATAAGTGGAAGCTATCAACCCAAGAAGCTGTAGCATTTTTTGCATGCACTGCTTTTCTGGTCATTGGAGTTTGCTTTGCCACATTCCTAAAGAGGAGGGCTAAAAGAAGTGGACTAGTTCATCAAGAACCATGCATGAATACTGAAGCAACAGATGAAGCAAAGCGGTCTGATCAGAAACAGATGAAAAAATGGGGAGCTGTGAAGGAGTTGCTGATGGGTTCGGTGAGGTGGAGTGGTGTGAGCaagttggaagaaagaagattAAGTGGAagtcagagagagagagctgcacCATTGCCGGTGGTCGGAGGGGAAAAGTGTGAAGAAAATTTGGGAAGGTTGAGTCATAATTCGAGTTCTGCGGTGTGGCAAAGGCCTATATTGATGGGGGAGAAGTGTGAGTTGCCCAGGTTTAGTGGGCTTATTCTCTATGATGAAAGAGGAAGGCCACTTGATCAGCACGGTGACATTCAAAGTATTGATGATTTTCAG GGTGATCAGGAAAGACCATCTGCTTCTGTTAGAACTACTCTGAGGGACTTCCTGTAA
- the LOC113770454 gene encoding bidirectional sugar transporter SWEET2 isoform X1, whose translation MVSLASIQVLEICKDAAGGAGNIFAFGLFVSPIPTFQRIIRNKTTEQFSGLPYIYALLNCLICAWYGSPLISLDNILVTTVNSVGAVFQAVYIVLFIAYAEKAKKLRMLGLLLAVCSAFAVIVLCSLLIVDFEVRRIAIGFLSCASLISMFASPLFVINLVIRTRSVEFMPFYLSLSTFLMSTSFFLYGIFNFDPFVYVPNGIGAFLGTVQLVLYAYYKSASEEDTREPLLESCS comes from the exons ATGGTTTCTCTGGCTTCAATTCAAGTTCTTGAAATTTGTAAAGATGCAGCCGGAGGTGCAG GAAACATCTTTGCTTTTGGTCTCTTTGTATCTCCCAT ACCTACATTCCAAAGGATTATAAGGAACAAAACAACTGAACAGTTTTCTGGGTTGCCGTATATATATGCTCTCTTGAACTGCTTGATCTGTGCCTGGTATGGCTCACCTCTGATTTCTCTGGACAATATACTGGTTACCACGGTCAATTCAGTTGGTGCAGTTTTTCAAGCAGTCTACATAGTCCTATTCATAGCATATGCTGAAAAGGCTAAAAAG CTAAGGATGCTTGGATTGCTGCTAGCTGTTTGCAGTGCATTTGCGGTTATTGTACTTTGCAGCCTGCTTATAGTTGATTTTGAAGTTCGACGTATCGCCATTGGTTTTCTGAGTTGTGCTTCCCTTATCTCGATGTTTGCATCCCCACTGTTTGTTATA AATCTTGTGATCCGGACAAGGAGCGTTGAATTCATGCCATTTTACCTCTCCCTTTCCACCTTTTTGATGAGCACATCCTTTTTTCTGTATGGCATCTTTAACTTTGATCCTTTTGTATAT GTCCCGAATGGAATAGGGGCTTTCTTGGGAACTGTGCAACTAGTATTATATGCATACTACAAAAGTGCATCTGAAGAAGACACTAGAGAACCCTTACTAGAGTCTTGTTCATAA
- the LOC113770454 gene encoding bidirectional sugar transporter SWEET2 isoform X2, producing the protein MVSLASIQVLEICKDAAGGAGNIFAFGLFVSPIPTFQRIIRNKTTEQFSGLPYIYALLNCLICAWYGSPLISLDNILVTTVNSVGAVFQAVYIVLFIAYAEKAKKLRMLGLLLAVCSAFAVIVLCSLLIVDFEVRRIAIGFLSCASLISMFASPLFVINLVIRTRSVEFMPFYLSLSTFLMSTSFFLSRME; encoded by the exons ATGGTTTCTCTGGCTTCAATTCAAGTTCTTGAAATTTGTAAAGATGCAGCCGGAGGTGCAG GAAACATCTTTGCTTTTGGTCTCTTTGTATCTCCCAT ACCTACATTCCAAAGGATTATAAGGAACAAAACAACTGAACAGTTTTCTGGGTTGCCGTATATATATGCTCTCTTGAACTGCTTGATCTGTGCCTGGTATGGCTCACCTCTGATTTCTCTGGACAATATACTGGTTACCACGGTCAATTCAGTTGGTGCAGTTTTTCAAGCAGTCTACATAGTCCTATTCATAGCATATGCTGAAAAGGCTAAAAAG CTAAGGATGCTTGGATTGCTGCTAGCTGTTTGCAGTGCATTTGCGGTTATTGTACTTTGCAGCCTGCTTATAGTTGATTTTGAAGTTCGACGTATCGCCATTGGTTTTCTGAGTTGTGCTTCCCTTATCTCGATGTTTGCATCCCCACTGTTTGTTATA AATCTTGTGATCCGGACAAGGAGCGTTGAATTCATGCCATTTTACCTCTCCCTTTCCACCTTTTTGATGAGCACATCCTTTTTTCT GTCCCGAATGGAATAG
- the LOC113770928 gene encoding trifunctional UDP-glucose 4,6-dehydratase/UDP-4-keto-6-deoxy-D-glucose 3,5-epimerase/UDP-4-keto-L-rhamnose-reductase RHM1, with protein sequence MAPYKPQNILITGAAGFIASHVANRLVRSYPDYKIVVLDKLDYCSNMKNLLPSQSSPKYKFVKGDIASADLVNYLLITESIDTIMHFAAQTHVDNSFGNSFEFTKNNIYGTHVLLEACKVSGGVRRFIHVSTDEVYGETDEDAVVGNHEASQLLPTNPYSATKAGAEMLVMAYGRSYGLPVITTRGNNVYGPNQFPEKLIPKFILLAMRGKPLPIHGDGSNVRSYLYCEDVAEAFEVILHRGEVGHVYNIGTKKERRVIDVAKDICKLFNMDPETNIQFVENRPFNDQRYFLDDEKLKDLGWSERTVWEEGLKKTMEWYISNPDWWGDVTGALLPHPRMLMMPGGIERHLDESGSSEVLENSHQSKMVVPTAKSSNPPNKPVLKFLIYGRTGWIGGLLGKLCEKQGISYEYGMGRLENRSQLLADIQAVKPTHVFNAAGVTGRPNVDWCESHKTETIRTNVTGTLTLADVCRDNGLLMMNFATGCIFEYDAAHPEGSGIGFKEEDIPNFAGSFYSKTKAMVEELLKEYDNVCTLRVRMPISSDLSNPRNFITKISRYNKVVNIPNSMTILDELLPISIEMAKRNLRGIWNFTNPGVVSHNEILEMYKKYIDPEFKWANFTLEEQAKVIVAARSNNEMDATKLKTEFPELLPIKESLIKYVFEPNKKTSA encoded by the exons ATGGCGCCATACAAGCCGCAGAATATTCTCATTACTGGGGCAGCTGGATTTATTGCATCTCATGTTGCTAACCGGCTGGTGCGAAGCTACCCTGATTACAAGATTGTTGTCCTTGACAAGCTTGACTATTGCTCAAATATGAAGAACCTGCTTCCCTCTCAATCATCCCCAAAATACAAGTTTGTTAAAGGGGATATTGCAAGTGCTGATCTTGTCAACTACTTGCTTATCACTGAGTCAATTGACACAATTATGCACTTTGCTGCACAGACCCATGTTGATAATTCCTTTGGCAATAGCTTTGAATTCACCAAGAACAACATTTATGGCACACATGTGCTGTTAGAGGCTTGCAAAGTTTCTGGCGGTGTGAGAAGATTTATACATGTGAGCACTGATGAGGTCTATGGTGAGACTGATGAAGATGCCGTTGTGGGAAACCATGAAGCCTCACAACTCCTTCCTACAAACCCGTATTCTGCCACCAAAGCTGGAGCTGAAATGCTTGTTATGGCATATGGTAGATCATATGGCTTACCTGTAATAACTACGCGAGGAAATAATGTTTATGGTCCTAATCAATTTCCAGAAAAGTTAATCCCAAAGTTTATCCTTTTGGCTATGAGAGGGAAGCCTCTTCCCATTCACGGTGATGGTTCTAATGTACGAAGTTATCTCTACTGTGAGGATGTTGCTGAGGCATTTGAAGTTATTCTTCACAGGGGAGAAGTTGGTCATGTATACAACATTGGAACTAAGAAGGAGCGAAGAGTGATTGACGTTGCTAAAGATATATGCAAACTTTTTAACATGGATCCTGAGACAAACATCCAATTTGTGGAGAACAGGCCGTTCAATGATCAGAGATACTTCCTGGATGATGAGAAGCTGAAGGACTTGGGTTGGTCAGAGAGGACCGTATGGGAAGAAGGACTAAAAAAGACTATGGAATGGTATATCAGCAACCCAGATTGGTGGGGGGATGTCACTGGAGCGCTGCTTCCTCATCCTAGAATGTTGATGATGCCTGGTGGAATTGAAAGGCATTTGGATGAATCTGGATCTTCTGAAGTCTTAGAGAATTCTCATCAGAGCAAAATGGTGGTCCCTACTGCTAAGAGCAGCAACCCACCAAATAAACCAGTCCTCAAGTTTTTGATTTATGGTAGGACAGGGTGGATTGGTGGTCTGCTCGGGAAATTATGTGAGAAACAAGGGATTTCTTATGAGTATGGAATGGGGCGGCTGGAAAATCGGTCACAGCTTTTGGCAGACATTCAAGCTGTCAAGCCGACACATGTTTTCAATGCTGCTGGTGTTACGGGCAGACCCAATGTTGATTGGTGCGAGTCACATAAGACTGAAACAATTCGTACGAATGTTACGGGGACTCTCACCTTAGCTGATGTATGCAGAGACAATGGTCTGCTGATGATGAACTTTGCTACTGGATGTATATTTGAATATGATGCTGCTCATCCAGAGGGATCTGGTATCGGGTTTAAGGAGGAAGATATACCTAATTTTGCTGGATCTTTCTATTCAAAGACCAAGGCCATG GTTGAAGAGCTGCTGAAAGAATATGACAATGTGTGCACACTCAGGGTCCGGATGCCAATATCTTCAGACCTCAGCAATCCACGAAACTTCATTACCAAGATATCCCGCTACAATAAAGTGGTTAACATCCCCAACAGCATGACTATCTTGGATGAACTTCTTCCTATCTCAATTGAGATGGCAAAAAGAAATCTCAGGGGCATATGGAACTTCACAAATCCTGGGGTGGTTAGCCATAATGAGATTCTGGAGATGTACAAAAAATACATTGATCCAGAATTTAAATGGGCCAACTTTACCCTTGAAGAACAAGCAAAGGTGATAGTTGCCGCTCGAAGCAATAATGAGATGGATGCTACCAAATTGAAGACCGAATTCCCTGAGTTGCTACCAATCAAGGAGTCGCTGATAAAGTATGTCTTTGAACCAAACAAGAAAACTTCTGCATAG